GTGGTTCCGAAGGTCGCGGGTTCGAGCCCCGTTTTCCACCCCAGTCTCATTCATTTTGAGATTTTTATTCTCTTCAGATTTGTTTTAGGTAATCACGTATTCTCATACGTGATTTTTTTTATCCCCGTCTTCGACGAAACTCTGCGCATACTACTGCTGCTGCGGCAGCTACGTTCAATGATTCAGAGGTGATTCTGCCGAACGGGTAACTGGGAATCAACAATCTCCTGTTAATCAATTTTTCCGTTTCCCTGCTGATGCCTTTCCCTTCACTGCCCAAAACGATTACTCCCTCGGTGGAGAGTGGTTCACCATAGATGTTGGCGCCATCCAGAAAGGTGCCGTATACAGGTAAGTCGCTTTGCCTGGAGAGCAGGGAAGTGAGTTCCCCTTGGAATCCTCTCACGCGTGCAATGGCCCCCATGGTAGCCTGCACGGTCTTGGGATTGTATAGATCGGCTGTGTCGGGAGAACAGAGGATTTGATCAATGCCGAACCAATCGGCAATGCGGAGAATGGTGCCCACATTGCCGGGATCCTGCACACCGTCGAGTGCCAGACTCAGTTTGCCACGCAATTGCAACTGCTCGGAATGCTGTTCAGGCTGATAAAATACTGCGATGACCTGGGGGGCAGTTTGCAAAAAGGTTGCCTTGCTCAGTTCGATTTCAGTTGCATCAACTATTTCATCTGCTTTCATTTCCGGATACGCATGCAGGACTTCAGGCAGTGCTGCCAAAAACTGACAGTGACAGGTTGACATCAAATCTGTGACCAATTTGATGCCCTCCGCAACAAATGCGTTGTGCAGGCTGCGGAATTTTTTCTCTTTCAGTGATCGGATGTATTTAATCTTGTTTTTGCTCAGACTCATATAGGTTTGGTTTTCGGCAATCCCGTTCAACCGGATCGACATTTCGATTGAATCAGCCTATTGTTTACAAACCGTAAAAATAGCAATTTAATCGCGCAATCTTCCTATTGGCAAAATGATAATCTTAAAATCTGGATAAGTGTCTCATCAATTACCGTAAACATATCATTCATTAAGGGTGAGGATTTCAAAAAAACATTATCTTTGCATTCCATACACCTGGCATCTCTATGCTGACTCATTTTATGCTAACGAATTAAATAACTATAATATTACCGATATTTTTATGAACGAAAATGCAATCATGAACAAAGCAGCCGACAACATCCGTATCCTGTCGGCATCTATGGTAGAACAGGCTAAATCCGGACATCCGGGTGGTGCCATGGGTGGGGCAGATTATATCAATGTCCTTTTTTCTGAATTTCTGGAATATGATCCTGAAAATCCGGGATGGGAGATGAGAGACCGTTTCTTCCTTGACCCAGGACATATGTCACCCATGTTGTATTCGGTACTCTGTTTAAGTGGTAAGTTTTCGTTGGATGAACTGAAAGAGTTTCGTCAGTGGGGCAGTCCTACACCCGGACATCCCGAGATTGACATCAACAGGGGCATTGAAAATACCTCAGGTCCGTTGGGACAGGGTCATGCCTATGCAGCCGGTGCAGCCATCGCCGCGCGTTTTCTTCAGGCTCGTCTGGGCGAAGGGATGGATCATACCGTTTACAGCTTCATCTCCGACGGAGGTGTGCAGGAGGAGATCTCTCAAGGAGTTGGCAGGATTGCCGGTCACCTGGGACTTAGCAACCTCATCATGTTTTATGATTCCAACAATATTCAGCTTTCCACCACTACAGATGCCGTGACCAGCGAGGATGTTGCCGCCAAGTACAGAGCCTGGAACTGGCGGGTGATCTCCATCGATGGCAACAATGTGGATGAGATCCGCAAGGCTCTCACTGAAGCAAAAGCAGAAAAAGAGAAACCGACGCTGATCATTGGTAATACAGTGATGGGTAAAGGGGCGCTTGCTGCTGATTGTACTTCTTACGAGTGTCAGGTCTCCACACATGGTCAACCCCTTAGTGCTGCCGGTGCCGATTTCGGACAGACAATCAATAATCTGGGTGGTAATCCGGAAAATCCCTTCTCCATCTTCCCTGAGGTCGCTGAACTCTATCAGAAAAGAAAGGAAGCGTTGAAAGTGATTGTTGCAGACAGGAATGCCAAGTTGCAACAGTGGACAGCTGCCAATCCTGAAATGGCTGAAAAGAAACGCAAATGGTTTTCCCGTGAATTGCCTGCAATTGACTGGAGTGCCATCACTCAGAAGGCCAACAGTGCCACGCGTGCTGCCTCTGCCGCAGTACTCTCAGAGCTGGCCAAACAGGTTGAAAATATGGTTGTGGCATCTGCCGACCTCTCCAATTCTGACAAGACCGATGGTTTTCTGAAACATACAAAAGCACTGACCAGCAATGATTTCTCCGGTGCTTTCCTGCAAGCCGGTGTATCTGAATTCACCATGTCCTGCCTCTGCATCGGGATGAGTCTCCATGGCGGTGTCATCCCAGCTTGTGGCACCTTCTTTGTCTTCTCCGATTATATGAAACCTTCAATACGTGTGGCTGCCCTGATGCAGACACCGGTGATCTTTATCTGGACACATGATGCCTTCCGTGTGGGAGAGGATGGTCCCACTCATCAGCCGGTAGAACAGGAGGCCCAGATCAGGCTGTTGGAGAAACTACAGAACCATCATGGAAAAAATTCCGTACTGGTACTTCGCCCTGCTGACGGCAATGAGACCACCGTAGCCTGGAAGATGGCAATGGAGAACAGTGAAACACCTACCGGTTTGATACTTTCACGTCAGAACATCAAGGATCTGCCGGCTGAGGGATCGCGTTACGAGGCTGCATTGCATGCTGACAAGGGTGCTTATGTGGTTCAGGATGAGGAGAACTTTGATGTGATCCTGCTCGCCTCCGGATCAGAAGTCTCTACACTGGTGGAGGGAGCTTCTCTGCTTCGGGCCGATGGGGTTAAAGTGCGTATCGTATCGGTACCTTCTGAGGGTCTTTTCCGTTCACAATCAAAAGAATATCAGGAGTCTGTATTGCCAAGAGGTTCTAAAAAGTTTGGCCTTACTGCCGGATTACCGGTTACCCTTGAAGGACTTGTAGGTGCTGACGGTGCTGTATGGGGAATGAACTCATTCGGGTATTCTGCACCCTATACGGTATTGGATGAGAAACTTGGATACACCGGAGAGAACGTGTATGAGCAAGTAAAGAAACTGTTGTAACGATATAAAGGAATTATCATGTCATTGTTCACAAATGCTGAAAAACCGATTGGTATTGCTTCTGATCATGCAGGTTATGAGATGAAGCAATACCTGACCGGGGTCCTCGAGGAAAAGGGGATCCCCTACAAGGATTTCGGGGCCTATTCCCCGGAAAGCAGTGATTATGCTGATTATGCACATCCCCTGGCCACGGCTGTGGAAAATGGGGAGTGCTATCCGGGTATTACTATCTGTGCCACTGGCAACGGGATCAGTATGACGGTCAACAAACACCAGGGCATCCGTGCAGCCCTCTGCTGGAGCAAGGAGCTCGCCTTTTTTGCCAGAGCGCACAACGATGCCAATATCCTTTCTCTACCGGGTAGGTTTGTGAATCAGGAGGAGGCATATGAGATTCTGGTCACTTTTCTCAATACACCTTTTGAAGGAGGACGTCATGAGAGAAGGATCGGCAAGATCCCCTGCGGATAGAAATTGACAATGGTCATGAAAATTGTCAAACTGCATCGCTGGCTACTTCTTCTTACCCTGTCTATCCTTTCAGGGTGTGATGATCCTACCATGCAGTTTGACAATCATCCCAAAGGAAACTTTGATGCGTTGTGGACCATCCTCGACCGGAATTACTGTTTTTTTGAGTACAAAGAGATTGATTGGGATGCTGTGTATCTTGATTATAGCAGGCGCATCACCTCCAACATGGGGAATGATGCCCTCTTCAAGCTGATGGGGGAGATGCTGGCCGAGTTGCAGGATGGGCATGTCAACCTGGTAGCATCACACGATGTAACCCGTTACTGGAAGTGGCAGGAAGATTATCCGGCCAATTTTGATCCTGCAACACAGAAACATTATCTTGGGAGTGACTACAGCCGTGCATCCGGTATCTGGTACAAAATCCTCGAGGACAATGTGGGTTATCTCTATTACAACAGCTTTACGAGCGACCTAAGTGATGGAAGCCTGGATGAAATCCTCAACCGCATGGCTATCTGTAAGGGGATCATCATTGACGTGCGCAACAACGGTGGGGGAAACCTCACCAACGTGGAGAAGCTTGCCAGTCGTTTTTTTAACAAACGGACCCACGTCGGTTATATCTCTCATAAGATTGGTCCCGGACACAACGATTTCTCATCCCTTTATCCCAAATATCTGGAGAGTTCCGACAGGGTGCGTTACCAGAAACCGGTCGTGGTACTCACCAACAGGGGATGTTACAGCGCTACCAACGAGTTTGTAAGCATCATGAAGATTGCACCTTTAGTAACCGTGATAGGCGATAAAACAGGTGGCGGTAGTGGTCTGCCCTTTTCTTCTGAGCTCCCCAACGGCTGGTCGGTACGCTTCTCTGCATCCCCCATGTTCAATGCCGAGAAGGAGCATATCGAGTTTGGTGTGGAACCTGATTTCTTTGTTTCAATGCTCGATAACGACAAGGATAAGGAGAAAGATACCATCATTGAAACGGCTCGTGCGCTACTAAAACAAATGTGATTAATTGTTACCCAATTTTTAATTACCATATATTTTCGTACTTTTATGAGCTAATTGGGATAGCTGATAGATAACAGCTGTCATTGCTGCTTTAATATCATCGTGTAGAATAATGCCAAGAAGATCAAGAAGGAACAAACAACCTGCGAAAAGATTATACAGGAGAAAGGGTTTTATCCTGTTTTTGGGTGTTTTAATAGGGGTGCTTTTTATTGCATCCCTTTATCAGACGTCAGTTTATTTCTCCACCAATGAATCATGTATGATGTGTCATGTGCATCCCCACGCCGAGGAAAGTTGGCGCTTGTCGACCCATGTCAACAACGGAAGCGGGGTGATGGTCAATTGTGTGGATTGTCACCTGCCACCCAAGGACAACACCTGGGAACACTACTCAGCCAAGGTGGTACTGGGTGCCCGCGACCTGTGGGGCTACCTCACCAAGGATAGCACCGATTTCGACTGGGATAGCAAGTCTGAGCTGGAGCATGCTGTGAAGTACATCCCCAATGAATCATGCGTCAAATGCCACCAGAATCTCTTTCCCGAAGGGGTGACGGATGATGCGGTGACTGCACATCTCTATTACGAGGAGAATGCTGAAAAGCTAGACCTGCAATGCATCAGCTGCCACCTTGATGCCGGACACTACAATCCCGACTACGCACATGGTCAGATGACCGGCATCCCCGGAATGTCGGCATCCTACGATGTGGACAGTAGCCTCTTTTACAAGGATCCAACACCGGTAAACTCTTTTGCCGACTTCAGGGAGCAGATACCCGGTACCGCAGTCTCTTTTCAGATGAGAGCGATAGAGGGGGGTACCTTCAGGATGGGAAGTCCTGAGAAAGAACCTTTCCGTAAGGAGGATGAGTCTCCTCAACATGAGGTGTCACTTGACCCCTTCTTCATGGCTGAGGTGGAGACCACCTGGGACCAGTATTGGGCGTTTTATGCAGAGACGATGAGCGAAGGACGTACACCCCCCGAGGTGGTGTATCAGAACAACATCCAGGCGATGGGGGTGGATGCGATCTCCGGACCCACCTCCCCCTTTGGTTATCCCGATCAGGGATGGGGGCAGGGAGACCGACCGGCCATCACCATGACTCACTACGCAGCGGAAACCTTCTGCCAGTGGTTATCTGAAAAGACCGGAAAGAAATACCGCCTGCCGACAGAGGCAGAGTGGGAGTATGCTGCCCGTGGCGGCACCGAAACAGCCTATTTCTTCCCAGGCAGTCCGAAGGCCTTCTCGGACCATGGCTTCATGCGTAATGTCTTCAAACCGAAAACAGATAGCATCAGCGCATATGTGATATACAACAAGAACAGCCACAGTCGTACACAGCCTCCCTCTTCGGTGCTTCCCAATCCCTTTGGCTTGAAAAATATGCTGGGGAACGTGATGGAGTATTGTGCTGACAAATACGACCCACAGGCTTACGCTAACAGGAGTGGTGAAACCCACAACCCCCTGGTGACTGAGGGGGATGAATGGGTGGTACGTGGAGGACTATATTCCTCTGATGCCTCCGATGTACGCAGTGCTGCGCGCAGCCATACCCGTCACGACGACTGGCTCAGAACAGACCCGCAGCAACCCAAGAGTATCTGGTGGTACTCCGATATCAAGGGTATTGGCTTCCGTGTCGTTTGTGAGCCTGATTCAACCCTCTTTTGAGAGAAGGTTGATAAGCCCTCTCTCTCAGTGACAGACAAATCTTATCTAGAGAAAACAAAAGAAAACATATTCAATCTAT
This genomic window from Dysgonomonadaceae bacterium zrk40 contains:
- a CDS encoding S41 family peptidase codes for the protein MKIVKLHRWLLLLTLSILSGCDDPTMQFDNHPKGNFDALWTILDRNYCFFEYKEIDWDAVYLDYSRRITSNMGNDALFKLMGEMLAELQDGHVNLVASHDVTRYWKWQEDYPANFDPATQKHYLGSDYSRASGIWYKILEDNVGYLYYNSFTSDLSDGSLDEILNRMAICKGIIIDVRNNGGGNLTNVEKLASRFFNKRTHVGYISHKIGPGHNDFSSLYPKYLESSDRVRYQKPVVVLTNRGCYSATNEFVSIMKIAPLVTVIGDKTGGGSGLPFSSELPNGWSVRFSASPMFNAEKEHIEFGVEPDFFVSMLDNDKDKEKDTIIETARALLKQM
- a CDS encoding transketolase, whose amino-acid sequence is MNENAIMNKAADNIRILSASMVEQAKSGHPGGAMGGADYINVLFSEFLEYDPENPGWEMRDRFFLDPGHMSPMLYSVLCLSGKFSLDELKEFRQWGSPTPGHPEIDINRGIENTSGPLGQGHAYAAGAAIAARFLQARLGEGMDHTVYSFISDGGVQEEISQGVGRIAGHLGLSNLIMFYDSNNIQLSTTTDAVTSEDVAAKYRAWNWRVISIDGNNVDEIRKALTEAKAEKEKPTLIIGNTVMGKGALAADCTSYECQVSTHGQPLSAAGADFGQTINNLGGNPENPFSIFPEVAELYQKRKEALKVIVADRNAKLQQWTAANPEMAEKKRKWFSRELPAIDWSAITQKANSATRAASAAVLSELAKQVENMVVASADLSNSDKTDGFLKHTKALTSNDFSGAFLQAGVSEFTMSCLCIGMSLHGGVIPACGTFFVFSDYMKPSIRVAALMQTPVIFIWTHDAFRVGEDGPTHQPVEQEAQIRLLEKLQNHHGKNSVLVLRPADGNETTVAWKMAMENSETPTGLILSRQNIKDLPAEGSRYEAALHADKGAYVVQDEENFDVILLASGSEVSTLVEGASLLRADGVKVRIVSVPSEGLFRSQSKEYQESVLPRGSKKFGLTAGLPVTLEGLVGADGAVWGMNSFGYSAPYTVLDEKLGYTGENVYEQVKKLL
- a CDS encoding SUMF1/EgtB/PvdO family nonheme iron enzyme, which produces MPRRSRRNKQPAKRLYRRKGFILFLGVLIGVLFIASLYQTSVYFSTNESCMMCHVHPHAEESWRLSTHVNNGSGVMVNCVDCHLPPKDNTWEHYSAKVVLGARDLWGYLTKDSTDFDWDSKSELEHAVKYIPNESCVKCHQNLFPEGVTDDAVTAHLYYEENAEKLDLQCISCHLDAGHYNPDYAHGQMTGIPGMSASYDVDSSLFYKDPTPVNSFADFREQIPGTAVSFQMRAIEGGTFRMGSPEKEPFRKEDESPQHEVSLDPFFMAEVETTWDQYWAFYAETMSEGRTPPEVVYQNNIQAMGVDAISGPTSPFGYPDQGWGQGDRPAITMTHYAAETFCQWLSEKTGKKYRLPTEAEWEYAARGGTETAYFFPGSPKAFSDHGFMRNVFKPKTDSISAYVIYNKNSHSRTQPPSSVLPNPFGLKNMLGNVMEYCADKYDPQAYANRSGETHNPLVTEGDEWVVRGGLYSSDASDVRSAARSHTRHDDWLRTDPQQPKSIWWYSDIKGIGFRVVCEPDSTLF
- a CDS encoding RpiB/LacA/LacB family sugar-phosphate isomerase; its protein translation is MSLFTNAEKPIGIASDHAGYEMKQYLTGVLEEKGIPYKDFGAYSPESSDYADYAHPLATAVENGECYPGITICATGNGISMTVNKHQGIRAALCWSKELAFFARAHNDANILSLPGRFVNQEEAYEILVTFLNTPFEGGRHERRIGKIPCG
- a CDS encoding RNA methyltransferase, with the translated sequence MSLSKNKIKYIRSLKEKKFRSLHNAFVAEGIKLVTDLMSTCHCQFLAALPEVLHAYPEMKADEIVDATEIELSKATFLQTAPQVIAVFYQPEQHSEQLQLRGKLSLALDGVQDPGNVGTILRIADWFGIDQILCSPDTADLYNPKTVQATMGAIARVRGFQGELTSLLSRQSDLPVYGTFLDGANIYGEPLSTEGVIVLGSEGKGISRETEKLINRRLLIPSYPFGRITSESLNVAAAAAVVCAEFRRRRG